From a region of the Corallococcus coralloides DSM 2259 genome:
- a CDS encoding DUF1622 domain-containing protein produces the protein MRFEDLVALAAQLFDASGVGVMVVGTVVSVALVLRDARGPGRGDAYRQLRHYLGRAILLGLELLVAADIIRTVAGAPTLRQVFILGLIVLIRTFLSFTLEVEIDRRWPWQSKPGEEDRTGPPRA, from the coding sequence ATGCGATTCGAGGATCTGGTGGCCCTGGCCGCCCAGTTGTTCGACGCCTCGGGCGTGGGCGTGATGGTGGTGGGAACGGTGGTGTCCGTGGCGCTCGTCCTCCGGGACGCACGGGGACCCGGGCGGGGGGATGCATACCGCCAGCTCCGCCACTACCTGGGCCGCGCCATCCTGCTGGGACTGGAGCTGCTCGTCGCGGCGGACATCATCCGCACGGTCGCGGGGGCGCCCACGCTGCGGCAGGTGTTCATCCTGGGCCTCATCGTCCTCATCCGGACCTTTCTCAGCTTCACGCTGGAGGTGGAGATCGACAGGCGCTGGCCCTGGCAATCCAAGCCAGGTGAAGAGGACAGGACCGGTCCTCCGCGGGCTTGA
- a CDS encoding phage tail sheath C-terminal domain-containing protein, with protein sequence MAERLHPGVYVEEISAGARPIEGVGTSTAAFVGRTARGIPALAWFVTGFAEYERAFGGHEPGEAGLVAQAVEAFFDSGGRRAYVVRVLPSDAVGGVSAPVASRASGGLSAVTFLARGAGEWSDYLRVNVSDSLNFPSEAFRVEVMWTEAGATRRLETFEDVRMDPSSEDYVGDRINDISRYIRVRDEFQVALAARAPGAVLVPGVPPKLKAAVLASTKYSLYDGGKLQVSTWDEAQPDLPRTVLDVPITQALVVAAVPGAAFVNGRVQLTATELKAFLTQAVTAANLTNTFLISGTDSPEISLKVATGPTLTIPKPTGATYDLDPEDARVTVGPPGATTVVPIPILAANAGAVTPAELNHSLSVALAGKVASVVTDAQGNTVITGLATAAGTSTLALSATGFSGTAAAGTAGLGAESFDGLQLAISETLQPTVPTMLRQLGFAPRARGYSDDSPANPVVRPSSVTNLRLLGGDDGAGLLDTSDFAGDAKLRTGLHALDTEDVNIVALPGKNEVSFIAAGIAYCDNRGDCFFLADGPGGVDKDFAVVPDDAKQFVEGLPSRSKNSAMFYPWIRVPDPVGVGRNPTRLVPPSGHVAGLFARTDTTRGVWKAPAGIEASLANALGLQYPVIDAEQDQLNPVCLNCLRQFPGVGLVSWGSRTLSPDPEWRYIPVRRTALFLKESLRRGLMWAVFEPNDEELWGRIRVAIESFMLGLFRQGAFQGSTPEEAFSVVCDRSTNPQENVDAGIVTAQVAFAPLKPAEFVVIEISQKSLLAA encoded by the coding sequence GTGGCTGAGCGACTGCATCCGGGCGTCTATGTCGAGGAAATCAGTGCCGGGGCGCGCCCCATCGAAGGGGTGGGCACGTCCACGGCGGCGTTCGTCGGACGCACGGCGCGAGGCATCCCGGCCCTGGCCTGGTTCGTCACCGGCTTCGCCGAGTACGAGCGGGCCTTCGGCGGCCACGAGCCCGGAGAGGCGGGGCTTGTCGCACAGGCGGTGGAGGCCTTCTTCGATTCGGGCGGGCGGCGCGCCTACGTCGTGCGCGTGCTGCCCTCCGACGCGGTGGGCGGTGTCTCCGCGCCCGTGGCCTCGCGCGCGAGCGGCGGCCTCAGCGCCGTCACGTTCCTGGCGCGGGGCGCGGGCGAGTGGTCCGACTACCTCCGCGTCAACGTGAGCGACTCCCTCAACTTCCCCAGCGAGGCGTTTCGCGTGGAGGTGATGTGGACGGAGGCCGGGGCCACGCGCCGCCTGGAGACGTTCGAGGACGTGCGCATGGACCCGTCCAGCGAGGACTACGTCGGCGACCGCATCAACGACATCTCCCGCTATATCCGCGTGCGCGACGAGTTCCAGGTGGCGCTGGCCGCGCGGGCGCCCGGCGCGGTGCTCGTCCCGGGCGTGCCTCCCAAGCTCAAGGCCGCCGTGCTGGCCAGCACGAAGTACAGCCTCTATGACGGCGGCAAGCTCCAGGTCTCCACCTGGGACGAGGCCCAGCCGGACCTGCCCCGCACGGTGCTGGACGTCCCCATCACCCAGGCCCTGGTGGTGGCCGCCGTGCCGGGCGCCGCGTTCGTCAACGGCCGCGTGCAGCTGACCGCCACGGAGCTCAAGGCCTTCCTCACCCAGGCCGTCACCGCCGCGAACCTCACCAACACCTTCCTCATCAGCGGCACGGACTCGCCGGAGATCTCGCTGAAGGTGGCCACCGGGCCCACGCTCACCATCCCCAAGCCCACGGGCGCGACGTACGACCTGGACCCGGAGGACGCCCGCGTCACCGTGGGCCCCCCGGGCGCGACCACCGTCGTGCCCATCCCCATCCTGGCGGCGAACGCCGGTGCGGTGACGCCCGCGGAGCTGAACCACTCGCTGAGCGTGGCGCTGGCCGGCAAGGTCGCGTCGGTGGTGACGGATGCGCAGGGCAACACCGTCATCACGGGCCTGGCCACGGCGGCGGGCACCTCCACGCTGGCGCTCTCCGCCACCGGCTTCTCCGGCACTGCCGCCGCTGGAACGGCGGGCCTGGGCGCGGAGTCGTTCGACGGGCTCCAGCTGGCCATCAGCGAAACGCTCCAGCCCACCGTGCCCACCATGCTCCGGCAGCTGGGCTTCGCGCCGCGCGCCCGGGGCTACTCGGACGACTCGCCCGCGAACCCCGTCGTGCGTCCGTCTTCGGTGACGAACCTGCGGCTGCTGGGCGGTGATGACGGCGCGGGGCTCCTGGATACGTCCGACTTCGCGGGCGACGCGAAGCTGCGCACGGGCCTGCACGCGCTGGACACGGAGGACGTCAACATCGTGGCGCTGCCGGGCAAGAACGAGGTGTCGTTCATCGCCGCGGGCATCGCGTACTGCGACAACCGGGGCGACTGCTTCTTCCTCGCGGATGGCCCCGGCGGCGTGGACAAGGACTTCGCGGTGGTGCCGGACGACGCGAAGCAGTTCGTGGAGGGGCTGCCCTCGCGCTCGAAGAACTCGGCCATGTTCTACCCGTGGATCCGCGTGCCGGACCCCGTGGGCGTGGGCCGCAACCCCACGCGGCTGGTGCCGCCGTCTGGCCACGTGGCGGGCCTCTTCGCTCGCACGGACACCACGCGCGGCGTGTGGAAGGCGCCCGCCGGAATCGAGGCGTCGCTCGCCAACGCGCTGGGCCTCCAGTACCCCGTCATCGACGCGGAGCAGGACCAGCTCAACCCGGTGTGCCTCAACTGCCTGCGCCAGTTCCCCGGCGTGGGGCTGGTGTCATGGGGCTCGCGCACGCTGTCGCCGGATCCGGAGTGGCGCTACATCCCGGTGCGCCGCACCGCGCTCTTCCTCAAGGAGTCCCTGCGGCGCGGCCTGATGTGGGCGGTGTTCGAGCCCAATGACGAGGAGCTCTGGGGCCGCATCCGCGTCGCCATCGAGTCCTTCATGCTGGGGCTGTTCCGGCAGGGGGCGTTCCAGGGCAGCACGCCCGAGGAGGCCTTCAGCGTCGTCTGCGACCGGAGCACGAACCCGCAGGAGAACGTGGACGCGGGCATCGTCACCGCGCAGGTGGCCTTCGCGCCGCTGAAGCCCGCGGAGTTCGTGGTCATCGAAATCAGCCAGAAGAGCCTGCTGGCGGCCTGA
- a CDS encoding phage tail protein: protein MPTPVPANARNPLRTFQFRLRMSTSAAGDYVAGVRSVSGLSVSVGAYETWEGGNNLHRYAQPHKVNWEPLVLEQGLALDDTLERWARAVLEFARTGKAPGEPVKRDLFLDVWDAWAHPTEVPPPGGMEARIRSFHVHNAWVSKFHALPKLDAMAGEVALLSLELTHEGWEPVPRPVLSLPATSVATP from the coding sequence ATGCCCACGCCCGTCCCCGCCAACGCCCGCAACCCGCTGCGGACCTTCCAGTTCCGGCTCCGGATGAGCACGTCCGCGGCCGGTGACTACGTGGCGGGAGTGCGCTCCGTGTCCGGCCTTTCCGTCAGCGTGGGCGCCTATGAGACGTGGGAGGGCGGCAACAACCTGCACCGCTACGCGCAGCCCCACAAGGTGAACTGGGAGCCGCTCGTGCTGGAGCAGGGGCTGGCGCTGGACGACACGCTGGAGCGCTGGGCGCGCGCGGTGCTGGAGTTCGCGCGCACCGGCAAGGCGCCCGGCGAGCCGGTGAAGCGCGACCTCTTCCTCGACGTGTGGGACGCCTGGGCGCACCCCACGGAGGTGCCCCCGCCCGGAGGCATGGAGGCGCGCATCCGCAGCTTCCACGTGCACAACGCGTGGGTGAGCAAGTTCCACGCCCTGCCCAAGCTGGACGCCATGGCGGGCGAGGTGGCGCTCCTGTCGCTGGAGCTCACCCACGAGGGCTGGGAGCCGGTGCCCCGGCCCGTGCTGTCCCTGCCCGCGACGAGCGTCGCGACGCCCTGA